One segment of Pseudomonas asgharzadehiana DNA contains the following:
- the mexE gene encoding multidrug efflux RND transporter periplasmic adaptor subunit MexE → MEQSLKHLRFPLAILAVVVMSACGKTPEQAAAMPAAKVSVAKVLEQPVNEWDEFTGRLEAPETVQIRPRVSGQIDQVAFTEGALVKKGDLLFQIDPRPFQAEVRRLEAQLAQTKAAATRSDNEAQRGERLRQSNAISAELADSRTTAAQEARAAVAGIQAQLDLAKLNLSFTRVTAPISGRVSRAEITAGNLVTADTTALTSVVSTDKVYAYFDADERVFLKYTELARQGRRGATTPVYLGLSNETGNPHLGQMNFVDNQVNPATGTIRGRAVFDNSKGEYTPGLYARLKLVGSGTYSAVLINDEAVGTDLGKKFVLVMDGDKPAYRSVELGPKIEGLRIVRSGLNKDDTIIVKGLQRVRPGSPVAPETIPMASKETLAALAQQRQALEASNLEQVAPEKPAPKLASVATPRG, encoded by the coding sequence ATGGAACAGTCACTCAAACATTTGCGCTTCCCCCTGGCGATTTTGGCCGTGGTGGTGATGAGCGCGTGCGGCAAGACCCCGGAACAAGCGGCCGCCATGCCGGCGGCCAAAGTCAGCGTGGCCAAGGTGCTGGAGCAACCGGTCAATGAGTGGGACGAGTTCACCGGGCGCCTGGAAGCACCGGAAACCGTACAGATCCGCCCACGGGTTTCCGGCCAGATTGACCAAGTCGCTTTCACTGAAGGCGCTTTGGTCAAGAAAGGCGACCTGCTGTTCCAGATTGACCCGCGTCCGTTCCAGGCTGAAGTGCGCCGCCTTGAAGCCCAGCTTGCCCAGACCAAAGCCGCTGCCACCCGCAGCGACAACGAAGCCCAGCGTGGCGAACGCCTGCGCCAGAGCAATGCGATCTCCGCCGAACTGGCCGACTCGCGCACCACCGCCGCCCAGGAGGCCCGCGCCGCCGTCGCCGGGATCCAGGCGCAGTTGGACCTGGCCAAGCTGAACCTGAGCTTCACCCGCGTGACCGCGCCGATCAGCGGCCGCGTCAGCCGTGCCGAAATCACCGCCGGCAACCTGGTGACCGCCGATACCACCGCGCTGACCAGCGTGGTCTCCACCGACAAGGTCTACGCCTACTTCGACGCCGATGAGCGCGTGTTCCTCAAGTACACCGAGTTGGCCCGCCAGGGCCGTCGTGGCGCCACCACCCCGGTGTACCTGGGCCTGTCGAACGAAACCGGCAACCCGCACCTGGGCCAAATGAACTTCGTCGACAACCAGGTCAACCCGGCCACCGGCACCATCCGTGGGCGCGCGGTGTTCGATAACAGCAAGGGCGAATACACCCCAGGCCTGTATGCGCGCCTCAAGTTGGTGGGCAGCGGCACCTACTCCGCCGTGCTGATCAACGACGAAGCCGTGGGCACCGACCTGGGCAAGAAGTTCGTGCTGGTGATGGACGGCGACAAGCCGGCGTATCGCTCGGTAGAGCTGGGGCCGAAGATCGAAGGTTTGCGCATCGTGCGCAGCGGCCTGAACAAGGACGACACCATTATCGTCAAGGGCCTGCAGCGTGTGCGCCCAGGCTCGCCGGTCGCCCCGGAAACCATCCCGATGGCCAGCAAGGAAACCCTCGCCGCCTTGGCCCAACAACGACAAGCGCTTGAAGCCAGCAACCTGGAACAAGTGGCGCCGGAAAAACCCGCGCCCAAGCTGGCCAGCGTCGCGACTCCACGCGGTTAA
- a CDS encoding protein-glutamate methylesterase/protein-glutamine glutaminase, with amino-acid sequence MPSKKISVLLVDDSAVVRQVLLAIFNDTPDIHVMGAASDPIFAMDKLAREWPDVIVLDVEMPRMDGITFLRKIMSERPTPVVICSSLTQKGAETSLQALSAGAVEVITKPTTGLKNFLIESAPELVAAIRAAAHSNVKNLGKRSARLTPAPAPAGKLSADAILPAANGQAMAQTTERIVAIGTSTGGTQALEAVLTALPRVCPGMVIVQHMPEKFTASFAERLNSVCQIEVREARNNDRILPGLALIAPGGKHLMVTRSGAFYHAQVIDGPLVNRHRPSVDVLFRSVAKFAGKNATGIIMTGMGDDGARGLKEMLDAGAATVAQDEASCVVFGMPKEAIKLNAAQRIMALQDIHQAILHK; translated from the coding sequence ATGCCTTCCAAAAAAATCAGTGTATTGCTGGTCGATGACTCGGCCGTGGTACGCCAGGTGCTGCTGGCGATCTTCAACGACACGCCGGACATCCACGTCATGGGCGCGGCCTCCGACCCGATCTTCGCCATGGACAAACTCGCCCGGGAATGGCCGGATGTGATCGTGCTGGACGTGGAAATGCCGCGCATGGACGGCATCACTTTTCTGCGCAAAATCATGAGCGAGCGGCCGACGCCGGTGGTGATCTGCTCCTCACTGACCCAAAAAGGCGCGGAGACCTCCCTGCAGGCGCTGTCGGCCGGCGCGGTGGAAGTCATCACCAAACCCACCACGGGCTTGAAAAATTTCCTGATCGAGTCGGCGCCGGAATTGGTCGCCGCGATCCGCGCGGCGGCCCATTCCAACGTCAAGAACCTGGGCAAGCGCAGCGCACGGCTGACACCCGCCCCCGCACCGGCGGGCAAACTCAGTGCCGACGCGATCCTGCCCGCCGCCAACGGCCAGGCCATGGCGCAGACCACCGAACGCATCGTCGCCATCGGCACCTCCACCGGCGGCACTCAAGCGCTGGAAGCGGTACTCACGGCGCTGCCCAGGGTGTGCCCAGGCATGGTGATCGTGCAGCACATGCCGGAGAAATTCACCGCGTCATTTGCCGAGCGCCTCAACAGCGTGTGCCAGATCGAGGTGCGCGAAGCCCGCAACAACGACCGCATACTCCCCGGCCTTGCGCTGATCGCCCCTGGCGGCAAGCACCTGATGGTCACCCGCAGCGGCGCCTTCTATCACGCCCAGGTCATCGACGGGCCGCTGGTCAACCGGCACCGCCCCTCCGTCGATGTGCTGTTTCGCTCGGTGGCCAAGTTTGCCGGCAAGAACGCCACGGGCATCATCATGACCGGCATGGGCGACGACGGCGCCCGCGGCCTCAAGGAAATGCTCGACGCCGGAGCCGCCACGGTGGCCCAGGACGAAGCCAGTTGCGTGGTGTTCGGCATGCCCAAGGAAGCCATCAAACTCAATGCCGCCCAGCGCATCATGGCGTTGCAGGATATTCACCAGGCGATTTTGCATAAGTAA
- the cheD gene encoding chemoreceptor glutamine deamidase CheD — protein MKKPVDAAEVVLAPGQVSFVTRPTRLRTLLGSCVAFTFWHPQRLIGGMCHFMLPARMRVDQPLDGKYGDEALELLLQHAHAHGTRPQDYQVKVFGGGEMFPTQVYLPARNVASLNVLAALALAERHDLHLTAQDMGSTGYRTIVFDLWNGNVWVRHQPMGKR, from the coding sequence ATGAAAAAGCCGGTCGATGCCGCCGAGGTGGTCCTGGCGCCAGGCCAGGTCAGCTTTGTGACGCGGCCGACACGCCTGCGCACGCTGTTGGGATCCTGCGTGGCGTTCACCTTCTGGCACCCGCAACGGTTGATCGGCGGCATGTGCCATTTCATGTTGCCGGCGCGCATGCGGGTTGATCAGCCACTGGATGGCAAATACGGTGACGAAGCGCTGGAGCTGCTGCTTCAACACGCGCACGCCCACGGCACGCGGCCACAGGATTATCAGGTAAAGGTGTTCGGCGGCGGCGAGATGTTCCCCACGCAGGTGTACCTGCCGGCGCGCAATGTGGCCAGCCTGAACGTCCTCGCGGCGCTGGCCCTCGCCGAGCGCCATGATTTGCACCTCACGGCCCAGGACATGGGCAGTACCGGCTATCGCACTATTGTGTTCGACCTGTGGAACGGCAACGTCTGGGTCCGGCATCAACCAATGGGAAAACGTTAA